From Polaribacter haliotis:
TTTTTAGATAGAATTCACCTTCCAATTTCTTTAAGGCATGTATACTCCAAACATTTTCATCTAAATTATTGGTGGTAAATTCTAACGCTTCTTTAAATCTTTCGCTAAAAAAGTTTAAGGCTATAAATGCCGAATTTCCTTGCGATACAAAGTCTAACAACTCGTCTGTACCTTCTTTTGTTTGATGGTAAGCACTGTGCTTTATCAATATATAATTTCGAGTTGTTGTAGAATCCTCAGGATTATCAAACAATAAAAAATCGTAAATATTTTCGTCTAAAAAGGTTATTTTTTCTTTTGGAAATAGATTGGTGGCTTCTTTTGAAATAATGTAATTTCCAAACGGACTTTTCTCTTTCTCTCGAAAGTTTTCTCGCCAATTCGTTTTTTTACAGCTTGCAAATAAGACAAAAAATACTAAAAAGGAGCTATATTTTATGTACGTGAATTTTATCATTTGCCAACCTTGTTTTTAAACGATTCGTATTTCTGCTGTACATTTTCGAAATTTGCTTTGTCTATTGCAAATTCTCCATACCAAACATAGGTATAAACATAAGAAAGGTAAGAAAATTGTTCCCTTAACTCTTTGTTTTCTAGCTCAAAAGTATATTCTGAATTTGTTTTTTCTTTGTGATAATCAATGAGTTTTTTATTTGATAATACTTTTAAAACAGATAAGTAATAATAGCGAATGGCAAGCCTATAATTAACATTTGCAATTGCTTGTTTTAATAGAACTTCTAAATCTATTTCATGGATATCTTCATCTTCATAAATAAGTTTCTCTGTAGTTTTCTTTTTTCCTTTTTTTATGTTCCAAAAACCAATTTCTGACCCTAAAGCAATTTTAAGAATAACAAAAATGATAAAACCTCCCAATAAAAATGGAAATACTACTTTTAGAAAAGAAACAAACGCTCTTAAAAAACCTAAATTCATAGGAGGGGAGTCGTTTTTTTCTTTTTCAGGTTCTTCTGTGTAAATAAAATCTTTATCAGAATATTTGGTCTTTAAATTGTCTGTAAATTCCCTTTTTTCTGAATACTCAATCGATTTTATATAAATTGTGGAATCTTTTACAACTGGCTTCGAATCTTTTATAGAATCTTGTACAACTTCTATGGAATCTTTTTCAGTTTCCTGAGAAATTGTTATTCCAGAAAACAGCACACAAAAAAGGAGTAAAACAATGTTTTTCATTAGCGCAATTGGTGTTTTTTGGCCACTTTAAAAGGCAGTATTAAATAATAATAACCAATGGTTCCTAGACTAAAGAAAATAATTGCAAAACAAAAAATCGTAGGCATTGTATTGGAATACCTGGTTACATACCCTTCTAAAAATGCCGCTGCTAACGTAAACGGAATGGTACTTATAAATATATAAAATGCATCTCTAACTCCTTTTTTAAAAGACTCGAAACGTTTTAAAGTACCTGGAAATAAAATACTTGCACCAATAATATAACCAGTGGCTGCTTCAATAATAATTCCGAATATTTCGTAGGTTCCATGAATCCATATTCCCTTTAAACTGTCAAACAAACTATTATATTGATAGAAAAAAGCTTGAAAAACAGCCACCATAATCGCATTTACCACAATATAATATCCTGTTCCCAATCCTAAAAACAAGCCAGATAAGAACATATTTAAACCAATTCTTTGGTTGTGGTTGTAAATTCCAATAAATGTACCCCAGTTGCTTCCTCCTTTATAAATAGCCATAGCATCTCCACTTTCTATATTTTCGATGGTTTGGTCTACATATTCGTTTCCTAATATTTGTCTTGCAAAACTTTCATCATTAAAAGTAGAGAGCAATCCAATAAAAAAACAGATAAAAAAGAAGGCAAAAGACAAATAAATGTATTTTCTGTATTGGTAGGCGAGTAGTGGTACTTTATCAAAAAAGAAATATAAAAACACATTCTGGTCTCTTCTTTTAGCATGATAAACTTTATCGAAACTACTCTTAGCCAATTTATTAAGATAAGAAGTAACTTTGCTTTTAGGATAATAGGTTTGCGCATATACCAAATCGTTCATGATTTTTATATGCAGGTTGGCTATGTCGTCTGGACTTTTTTTCTTTTTATTTGAAATTACTTGTTCAAATTCGAGCCATTTTTCTTTATTTTGCTTTATAAAAGCGACCTCTCTCATTAAGAGCGAATTTAACCATTGCATGAAAACACTCCAAATAAAAACAGCACAAAATGTAAACATCAAATTTAGGGTTGCCAATGTTGGTATGCGCTTGTTGGCATTTACTGCAGACAATGTTTTTAAGTTTGCTTACTTGTACATTGTGTACACCGTTTTTGATTTTGCTGCGCTCGAAAAAGTCTTTAATGGCGATAATTGGACTGTGCAAGCAATTAGTGTCTTGGTTTTAATTCCTGTAACATTTTATTCTTTATACACCGAAATTTTATTAGACGGACAAACCATTGGAAAAAAGTTGCTTAAAATTAAAGTAATTAACGAAGACGGATTTAAGCCCAGCATTTCCGACTATATAATGCGTTGGTTTCTTAGAATCGTAGATTTTAATTTGTTTATTCTAATTGCGGTTTATATTTATTCTGTAGATGTGCCTAATGAAGATCTTATTATAGGATTGCTCTTTATTTTCGGAAAATTAGTAGGCTTATTACTCATTATTTTTACAAAGAAGAATCAGCGTTTTGGAGATATTATTGCAAATACAGTCGTAATTTATTTAAAAGACGAAGTAAAATTTTCTGATACCATTTTAATGAATCTAGAAAATGAATATATACCAACTTACCCAAATGTTATTCAATTATCGGATAACGACGTTCGTATTATAAAAGACACCTTTAAAAGTGCAAAGAAATTTAACGACTATAAGACCCAAATAAAACTCCGTTCTAAAATACAAGAAGTTACAGGAATTGTTTCTAAGCATAAAAGTGATGCTGCATTTATAGAAACCGTATTAAAAGATTATAATTTTTATACACAAAAAATGTAATTTGTTTACCACGTAGAAGACGCTATTCGAATTCGTACTAGAACTCGTGGCATAGAAGTAATTAAATAAGATGTTTATAATATAAAAAGAGAGGGTATTTAATACTCTCTTTAAAAAACCTACTTAACATAATGTAAATTATAGTCCATTTATCTTATGATTTCTGTATAGCCGTTTTTCAGGCTATTTATACATAATATCAGATGTAACACCTTTAGGTTTATATCGATAGATATTATGTTAAAAGAAATTACGGCTTAATTAAGTGCTAGATTTATTTGATAGCTATAATTCTCTAATATGTAAAATATCCCACAAAATCTCATAAAGACAATAAACATTGTTACTGGGGTGTTTTAAAATTCGTTAACAAGTGTTAATTACAATTTTGTAGAATCCAGTATTTGATTATTCTAAATGTTTTTTTAAATGATTGAATACACTTAGGGTTAATGGAATAAAAAGAAATCCACCAATTATAAATACGATAAACGCTTTTTGCAAACCAAAATACGCTGCTAAATACCCAATTAAAGGTGGCCCTAAAAACATGCCCACTGTAGAATAGGTTCCTATGATGGAAATAACGATTCCTGTGGAATATTTTTTTGCTTTACCTGCCAATATAAAGGTCATAGGAAACAGCCCAGAAACTCCTATTCCTACCAAACAAAACCCTATTAATGCAGGCCAGAATTCAGGAATTAATATCGCAATTGAAACTCCAGTCATTATTAAAAAGGAACTTAAAAAATATAATTTTTTCATTCCAAAATAATCAATTAGGCTGTCTATTGTTAATCGATATATAGACATGCAAACCATAAAAAGTAAATATCCGTAGGTAAAAACTTCTTCTTTTACCACATCTTTAAAGTAAACGCCATTCCAATCGTACATTCCCCCTTCACAAATGGCCGCAAGAAATACCATAAAGCCTAATAGCATAATGTATTTGTTTGGCTTTTCTAACTTAAATTTATTGCCTCCTTTGGCCTTGTCGTTTTTTATTAAATATGGGTATGCAACAAAAATAGTAAGCAATGTAAATACAGCAACTATTAAAAAATGGACTTGAATAGAAATGTTTAGTTGTAACATTAAGGTGGTAAATAAAACACCTACTACTCCACCAATACTCCACAAACCATGAAAAGCACCAACAATCCGTTTTTCAAATTTTTCCTGTAAAGAAATAGATTGTGTATTTATAGAGATGTTTAAGATTCTTAAACTTACCGCAAATAGAAACAATGCAAAAATAAGTAAGGGCAAACTTGTTGCAAAACCAATTAATAAAAGCGATATCGCAAAAAACACATAGGCAAATTGTTGTGGTATTCTACTATCGTATTTTGAGACCAACCAACCAGAAAGCGGAATACCAATAACAGCACTTGCTGGCAGTATCATTAGCATATTTCCTAATTGCTCTTCACTAAAGTTGAAATTGTCTTTTATAGTTGGAATTCTTGATGCCCAAGAAGAAAAACAAATACCAGACAGTAAAAAATAGGTTGAAAGTGAAATTCGTTGT
This genomic window contains:
- a CDS encoding DUF4129 domain-containing protein, giving the protein MKNIVLLLFCVLFSGITISQETEKDSIEVVQDSIKDSKPVVKDSTIYIKSIEYSEKREFTDNLKTKYSDKDFIYTEEPEKEKNDSPPMNLGFLRAFVSFLKVVFPFLLGGFIIFVILKIALGSEIGFWNIKKGKKKTTEKLIYEDEDIHEIDLEVLLKQAIANVNYRLAIRYYYLSVLKVLSNKKLIDYHKEKTNSEYTFELENKELREQFSYLSYVYTYVWYGEFAIDKANFENVQQKYESFKNKVGK
- a CDS encoding stage II sporulation protein M, translated to MREVAFIKQNKEKWLEFEQVISNKKKKSPDDIANLHIKIMNDLVYAQTYYPKSKVTSYLNKLAKSSFDKVYHAKRRDQNVFLYFFFDKVPLLAYQYRKYIYLSFAFFFICFFIGLLSTFNDESFARQILGNEYVDQTIENIESGDAMAIYKGGSNWGTFIGIYNHNQRIGLNMFLSGLFLGLGTGYYIVVNAIMVAVFQAFFYQYNSLFDSLKGIWIHGTYEIFGIIIEAATGYIIGASILFPGTLKRFESFKKGVRDAFYIFISTIPFTLAAAFLEGYVTRYSNTMPTIFCFAIIFFSLGTIGYYYLILPFKVAKKHQLR
- a CDS encoding RDD family protein gives rise to the protein MKTLQIKTAQNVNIKFRVANVGMRLLAFTADNVFKFAYLYIVYTVFDFAALEKVFNGDNWTVQAISVLVLIPVTFYSLYTEILLDGQTIGKKLLKIKVINEDGFKPSISDYIMRWFLRIVDFNLFILIAVYIYSVDVPNEDLIIGLLFIFGKLVGLLLIIFTKKNQRFGDIIANTVVIYLKDEVKFSDTILMNLENEYIPTYPNVIQLSDNDVRIIKDTFKSAKKFNDYKTQIKLRSKIQEVTGIVSKHKSDAAFIETVLKDYNFYTQKM
- a CDS encoding MFS transporter translates to MQERSLQRISLSTYFLLSGICFSSWASRIPTIKDNFNFSEEQLGNMLMILPASAVIGIPLSGWLVSKYDSRIPQQFAYVFFAISLLLIGFATSLPLLIFALFLFAVSLRILNISINTQSISLQEKFEKRIVGAFHGLWSIGGVVGVLFTTLMLQLNISIQVHFLIVAVFTLLTIFVAYPYLIKNDKAKGGNKFKLEKPNKYIMLLGFMVFLAAICEGGMYDWNGVYFKDVVKEEVFTYGYLLFMVCMSIYRLTIDSLIDYFGMKKLYFLSSFLIMTGVSIAILIPEFWPALIGFCLVGIGVSGLFPMTFILAGKAKKYSTGIVISIIGTYSTVGMFLGPPLIGYLAAYFGLQKAFIVFIIGGFLFIPLTLSVFNHLKKHLE